A window of the Cicer arietinum cultivar CDC Frontier isolate Library 1 chromosome 6, Cicar.CDCFrontier_v2.0, whole genome shotgun sequence genome harbors these coding sequences:
- the LOC101506707 gene encoding uncharacterized protein, whose amino-acid sequence MEECKNDTRKRVREDSEVDSPESKRVIRVDSGSDDNSSEFHLTRVNSSESFVDSNDSKLVPHQPDSSGVNEMNDEILNILDETDNVTERETSTTVQGLDSVIKSFEDEILASGLGSDPNHVPESGEFNPNLGYLLEASDDELGLPPTVVTNEEFEKAEKEEWGRVGPDGIDLSGFFWFEEEIRNNEAFGFVGYDGNDNEGGYVTIDGLFDYAEPDDMLWRSESLQAM is encoded by the coding sequence atggaggAATGCAAAAATGATACAAGGAAGCGAGTCAGAGAGGACTCGGAGGTCGACTCGCCCGAGTCAAAGCGAGTCATCCGAGTCGACTCCGGTTCCGATGATAACTCGTCCGAGTTTCATCTAACACGTGTTAACTCGAGCGAGTCATTTGTTGATTCGAACGATTCAAAACTCGTTCCACATCAACCCGACTCGTCCGGGGTTAACGAGATGAATGATGAGATTCTTAATATTCTAGACGAAACAGATAATGTAACGGAGCGGGAAACCAGCACCACCGTACAAGGTCTCGATTCTGTCATAAAAAGCTTCGAAGATGAAATACTTGCTTCGGGTTTAGGTTCGGACCCGAACCATGTACCCGAGTCAGGTGAGTTTAACCCGAACCTGGGGTACCTATTGGAAGCGTCGGATGATGAACTTGGTTTACCACCGACGGTGGTAACCAACGAAGAGTTTGAGAAGGCTGAAAAAGAAGAGTGGGGTCGGGTTGGCCCGGATGGGATTGATTTGAGCGGGTTCTTTTGGTTTGAAGAAGAGATCCGAAACAATGAAGCGTTCGGGTTTGTGGGGTATGATGGAAACGATAACGAAGGAGGTTATGTAACGATTGATGGGTTGTTTGATTATGCTGAACCTGATGATATGTTGTGGCGGTCGGAGTCGTTACAGGCTATGTAG